A genomic region of Rhizobium sp. NXC24 contains the following coding sequences:
- a CDS encoding ABC transporter permease subunit — protein MLRFLFSRLAVLIPTFLGVSIVAFSFIRLLPGDPVMLLSGERVMSPERHAQISHDLGYDQPLVMQYGHYIWSALHGDLGTSITTKRDVLTDFLTFFPATLELSICAMILAICLGIPAGVFAAVKRGTWFDQSVMGVALVGYSMPIFWWGLLLIIVFNGYLHWTPVSGRIGLIYFFKPITGFMLIDSLLSGQKGAFWSALNSLILPTIVLGTIPLAVIARQTRSAMLEVLGEDYVRTARSKGLAPLRVVSVHALRNAMIPVVTTIGLQVGVLLGGAILTESIFSWPGIGKWMIDAVFKRDYPVVQGGLLLIAGIVMLVNLAVDLLYGFINPRIRH, from the coding sequence ATGTTGCGATTTCTTTTCAGCCGCCTTGCAGTGCTGATCCCGACATTCCTCGGCGTATCGATCGTCGCCTTTTCTTTCATCCGCCTGCTTCCCGGCGATCCCGTCATGCTGTTGTCAGGCGAGCGCGTCATGTCGCCGGAGCGTCACGCCCAGATCTCCCATGATCTCGGCTATGACCAGCCGCTGGTCATGCAATACGGCCATTATATCTGGAGTGCCTTGCACGGTGATCTCGGCACTTCGATCACCACCAAGCGCGATGTGCTGACCGACTTCCTGACCTTCTTCCCGGCAACGCTGGAACTGTCGATCTGCGCCATGATCCTTGCGATCTGTCTTGGCATTCCGGCCGGCGTCTTCGCCGCCGTCAAGCGCGGCACGTGGTTCGATCAGAGCGTGATGGGCGTCGCCCTTGTCGGCTATTCCATGCCGATCTTCTGGTGGGGCCTGCTGCTGATCATCGTCTTCAACGGCTATCTGCATTGGACGCCGGTTTCGGGCCGCATTGGGCTCATCTATTTCTTCAAGCCGATCACCGGCTTCATGCTGATCGACAGCCTCCTGTCCGGTCAAAAGGGCGCCTTCTGGTCTGCTCTGAATTCGCTGATCCTGCCGACCATCGTGCTCGGCACCATTCCGCTCGCCGTCATCGCGCGGCAAACGCGCTCGGCCATGCTCGAAGTTCTGGGCGAGGATTATGTTCGCACCGCGCGCTCCAAGGGCCTCGCGCCGCTGCGCGTCGTCTCCGTGCATGCCCTGCGCAACGCCATGATCCCGGTCGTCACTACCATCGGCCTGCAGGTCGGCGTGCTGCTCGGCGGTGCCATCCTGACGGAAAGCATCTTTTCCTGGCCGGGCATCGGCAAGTGGATGATCGACGCCGTCTTCAAGCGCGATTATCCTGTGGTGCAGGGCGGTCTGCTGCTGATCGCGGGCATTGTTATGCTCGTCAATCTCGCCGTCGACCTGCTCTACGGCTTCATCAATCCACGCATTCGTCACTAG